The DNA sequence TGCTGTTATGTGCGCAAACGCTATCGCTTTGATGCGCGCTCCCCTGAATCGTTAAGTAACAAACAAGGCCATTGGTTTTGGAATACATTGCGCCGTTCAGCCCCTATTTATCGAGATGCTTTAGTGGCGTCATTATTTTTGAATTTGTTTGCCATTGCCTCCCCTTTATTTGTGATGAATGTCTACGACCGAGTGGTGCCTAATTCCGCGATTGATACTTTGTGGGTGCTCACTGTGGGCATGGCTTTGGTACTGGTTTTTGACTTTGCCCTAAAACAGATGCGTGGTTATACCCTCGATTTAGCCGCTAAAAAGTCTGATATTTTATTGTCGGCTCGAATTTTCGAAAAACTACTGAATATTAAGGCTGAAGTGAGGCCGCCGTCGGTAGGGGCATTTGCTAAAAATGTACAAGAGTTTGATTCTATTCGTGAATTTATTACCTCTTCTACTATTGCCGCATTAGTGGATGTACCGTTCTCCTTATTATTCTTGGCGGTGATTGCGATGGTGGCAGGGCCTTTAGCCTTGGTGCCTGCCGGCGCTGCGGTATTGATGTTGTTATATTCGTTTTACATCAAACGTAAAATGCACCAAGAAGTTGAGCTAGGCAGTCGCTTCGCCAGCCAAAAAAATGCTCACCTGATTGAGAGTCTTAATGGTATTGAATCACTGAAATTAGCCGGTGCTGAAAGTCAGTTTCAGCATAAGTGGGAAGAGTTAGTAGGCAACATAGCTACTTGGAACATGGCCATTCGCAAGTTGGCTACCTCGGTGGGTAATGTCAACGCTTTTGTCTCGCAAAGCACCACCGTGTTGTTGGTGGTGGTGGGAGTATTCCAGATTTCACAAGGTAATTTGTCCATGGGTGGGTTGGTGGCGGCAGTAATGCTTACTGGCCGAGCTTTAGTGCCTTTCTCTCAAGTGTCTTTACTAGCAACTCGGTATAACCAAGCGCAATCAGCACTTGAGAATTTAGAAGATATCATGCAATTGCCTGACGAAAACTTAGAGCGTTATATGCACCGTTCTCACTTTGACGGCGCAATTAGTTTTAGTGATGTGACGTTTAGCTATCCCGGCAGTGACCAACAAGTGCTTAAGCAAGTTAGCTTTTCGATTAAGGCTAAAGAAAAGGTCGCCATTATTGGTAAAATTGGCGCCGGTAAAACCAGCGTAGAAAAGCTACTGCTCAGTTTTTATGTACCTCAAGAAGGAGCTATTCGCTTAGATGGTGTAGATTTAAAGCAAATTAGCCCTGCCGACGTGCGACAAAAGCTTGGTTGTTTACCGCAAGATATCAATCTGTTTTTTGGCTCAATCCGCGACAACATTACGCTGGGTGTGCCGCATATCGAAGACGAGTTAATATTCCGAGCCGCCGAGCTAGCGGGCGTGACTCAATTTACCGACCTTGACCCTGAAGGTTTAGACCGTCAAGTAGGCGAGCGAGGTCAGTATTTATCTGGTGGGCAGCGTCAAGCTGTGGCTTTAGCTCGGGCGCTGTTGTTCAACCCCCCAGTACTAGTGTTAGATGAGCCTACCAGTAGCATGGATGCTTTCTCTGAAAACTTGGTGAAGACCCGGCTTAAGCAAGTGGCTGAAGATAAAACCTTTATCTTAATTACCCACAAAATGTCGATGTTAGATTTGGTCGACAGAATCATCGTATTAGAGCGTGGCCGAGTAGTGGCAGATGGGACCAAAGCGGATGTATTAGAATTGCTACGCACTGGCAAAGTGAGAGCCACCAATGAGTAAGCAATCACAAGATATCTCAGAGGAAGAACTAAAGTTTGTCGATGACATCAACGCCGCCATTTTGATGAAGACTCCGCGTCGTTCGCGTCGTTTGTTATGGCTTATTTTTGTGTTGATGGCCTGTGCGTTGTATTGGGCGCATTGGGCTCAGGTTGATGAAGTCACTATTGGCTCAGGAAAAGTAATTCCATCACGGCAGATCCAAACTATTCAAAACCTTGAAGGTGGCATTCTTAAACAGATTTTAGTTACCGAAGGTGAGAAAGTAGAACCCGGTCAGCCACTGTTACTTATTGACGATACCCGTTTTCGTTCTGATTTTAGAGAGCAGCAGCAGCGAGTGATCAACTTAGAGGCTGATGTAGCGCGCTTAAAAAGTGAAATAGCCAGTATTCAATTAAAGCCTCAACTTGGTCTCGAGCAATGGCAAGACCAAGTGAAAATTATTGATGTTGATATCGAGTTTAGCGATACACTTGAGCAGAACTACCCTTCAGAGGTCACCGGTCAGCAACTTCAAAAAAATGCCCGGTTACGCGCTTTGCAAAACCAACTCTCTATTACTGCTGGGCAAATTGATCAAAAGCAGCAAGAGTTACTAGAGCTGAAGTCTAAAGTGCTGCATGTAAATAACAGTTATAAATTGCTTTTAGAAGAATTAAAGATAACCAAGCCTTTAGCGGAAGAAGGTATTGTTTCACAAGTCGAAATTCTTAAGCTACGCCGTCAAGCCAATGACTTAAACGGCGAACTACAAAGTAGTAAACTACTGGAACCTAAAATTCGTAGCGCGATTGCCGAAACTATTTACAAGCGACGTGATATCGCTTTAGCTTTTTTGAGTGAGGCTCGAAAGGAGTTAAACCAGATTGAAGCTGAACTACAGCCTTTAAGTGAAGGGCAGGTTGGTCTTCGAGATAGGGTTGATAGAACTTCGGTAATGTCACCAGTTAAAGGTACAGTGAAGAAAATCTACATTAATACTGTAGGAGGAGTGGTTCAACCAGGCATGAGTATCATGGAAATTGTGCCTATGGAAGACAACTTATTAGTTGAAGCAAAAATTCAACCAAAAGACATTGCTTTTCTTCGCCCAGGGCTTAAAACTGTTGTTAAATTCAGTGCTTATGATTTTTCTATCTATGGCGGTTTAGACGGGCAGCTAGAGCACATCAGTGCCGATACCATCTTAGATGAAGAAGGTAATAGTTACTATTTAGTGCGGGTTCGAACCGACAAAAACTATCTCGGTAGTGATAGCGCACCATTGCCAATTATTCCGGGTATGCTATCCAGTGTGGATATTATTACGGGTAAGAAAAGCATTTTAGATTATCTGCTAAAACCGATTATTAAAGCGCAGCAATCTGCGCTTCGAGAACGATAAGTGAGTTTGTTCGCTGCCCTTTTGGTTGGCGACAACAAGGAGTGTTAATGAATAAGTTGACCTTGGCCATAGTGTCTGGGCTGTTGATCAGTAGTAGCTGTGTTTCGGCGCAATCGCTTGAGCAAGCGGTTGCTAAGGTATTGACTGAGCATCCACAGTTACAATCTTCATTCAACCAATTCAAAGCCAGTAGCGAACAATATCAAGGCGCTAAAGGTGGCTATTATCCCACGGTTGATTTAACTGCTGGGGCCGGTTGGGGGCAGCGAGAAACTGAAACCTTGGGGGTAAATAGTGCTAACCCCACAGAAGTAGGCATTAGTATTCGGCAGCTACTATTTAGTGGTTTTGCTACTTCGGGCGAAGTATCTCGAACAGAAAACGAAGCTCGGGCTGATCAGTGGCTGCTATACAACGATTCAGAAAATATTGCGCTGCGGGTGGTGGATGTCTATCTGGAAGTGCTAAAGCAGCAGCAACTGTCTGACTTAGCGGAGAGTAATCTGCAAACCCATTTAGCGATTCAAAAAGATATTAAGAAACGCACTGATTCAGGTGTCGGGTCCAGTGCCGATTTAACCCAAGTAAATGGACGGGTTGCACGCGCTACCACTAACGCTTTGTCATCTCAAAATAACTTAATGGACGCGCAAACCCAGTTTTTACGGGTCGTTAATACTTTGCCGCAAGACTTGGTGTTACCGGGCGCTGATTTGGATCTGCTGCCAGCTGATCTAGATGCTGCCTTAGCTGCGGCGGTTGATGTTCACCCTACGTTAAAAGCTGCTCAATATGACGTAGCCGCAGCCAATGCTCAAAATACCGTTGCTAAAGCCAACAACTATCCAGAATTGGCTTTAGAATTGGACGGAAACTGGGACCGAAATCAAAATGGTTTAGACGATACCAAAGATTACGAATTGGCCGCTATGCTGCGCGTGCGTTACAACTTATTTAACGGTGGCAGCGATGCGGCTGAAATCCGTCGTACCGCCTATGATGTTAATCGGGCCAAAGCGGTGGGTGACGACGCATACCG is a window from the Agarivorans sp. TSD2052 genome containing:
- a CDS encoding type I secretion system permease/ATPase gives rise to the protein MQDAKSRQQYADLDITAEHIDPLLNSLVFLSKYYGKPFSARALSVGLPLEDGLLSPALLPRAALRAGMDASIVKKPIDNIPTLLLPCILLLKDGRSCVLVSRDKDTIEVAWPELPDSHEHIPLAQLSPDYTGFCCYVRKRYRFDARSPESLSNKQGHWFWNTLRRSAPIYRDALVASLFLNLFAIASPLFVMNVYDRVVPNSAIDTLWVLTVGMALVLVFDFALKQMRGYTLDLAAKKSDILLSARIFEKLLNIKAEVRPPSVGAFAKNVQEFDSIREFITSSTIAALVDVPFSLLFLAVIAMVAGPLALVPAGAAVLMLLYSFYIKRKMHQEVELGSRFASQKNAHLIESLNGIESLKLAGAESQFQHKWEELVGNIATWNMAIRKLATSVGNVNAFVSQSTTVLLVVVGVFQISQGNLSMGGLVAAVMLTGRALVPFSQVSLLATRYNQAQSALENLEDIMQLPDENLERYMHRSHFDGAISFSDVTFSYPGSDQQVLKQVSFSIKAKEKVAIIGKIGAGKTSVEKLLLSFYVPQEGAIRLDGVDLKQISPADVRQKLGCLPQDINLFFGSIRDNITLGVPHIEDELIFRAAELAGVTQFTDLDPEGLDRQVGERGQYLSGGQRQAVALARALLFNPPVLVLDEPTSSMDAFSENLVKTRLKQVAEDKTFILITHKMSMLDLVDRIIVLERGRVVADGTKADVLELLRTGKVRATNE
- a CDS encoding HlyD family type I secretion periplasmic adaptor subunit yields the protein MSKQSQDISEEELKFVDDINAAILMKTPRRSRRLLWLIFVLMACALYWAHWAQVDEVTIGSGKVIPSRQIQTIQNLEGGILKQILVTEGEKVEPGQPLLLIDDTRFRSDFREQQQRVINLEADVARLKSEIASIQLKPQLGLEQWQDQVKIIDVDIEFSDTLEQNYPSEVTGQQLQKNARLRALQNQLSITAGQIDQKQQELLELKSKVLHVNNSYKLLLEELKITKPLAEEGIVSQVEILKLRRQANDLNGELQSSKLLEPKIRSAIAETIYKRRDIALAFLSEARKELNQIEAELQPLSEGQVGLRDRVDRTSVMSPVKGTVKKIYINTVGGVVQPGMSIMEIVPMEDNLLVEAKIQPKDIAFLRPGLKTVVKFSAYDFSIYGGLDGQLEHISADTILDEEGNSYYLVRVRTDKNYLGSDSAPLPIIPGMLSSVDIITGKKSILDYLLKPIIKAQQSALRER
- a CDS encoding TolC family outer membrane protein, producing the protein MNKLTLAIVSGLLISSSCVSAQSLEQAVAKVLTEHPQLQSSFNQFKASSEQYQGAKGGYYPTVDLTAGAGWGQRETETLGVNSANPTEVGISIRQLLFSGFATSGEVSRTENEARADQWLLYNDSENIALRVVDVYLEVLKQQQLSDLAESNLQTHLAIQKDIKKRTDSGVGSSADLTQVNGRVARATTNALSSQNNLMDAQTQFLRVVNTLPQDLVLPGADLDLLPADLDAALAAAVDVHPTLKAAQYDVAAANAQNTVAKANNYPELALELDGNWDRNQNGLDDTKDYELAAMLRVRYNLFNGGSDAAEIRRTAYDVNRAKAVGDDAYRQVTEGTRLAWNAWDVLVRQKSFLQQHVEASYQTVEAYKKQFNLGKRSLLDVLNTENELFEAQNEYIGADIDELRAKYRLLNATGLLLEALRVDRPENWNF